From one Melioribacteraceae bacterium genomic stretch:
- the iolN gene encoding 3-dehydro-scyllo-inosose hydrolase — translation MPKWIKADRGDILFEDTSVGRLKKKIWDASDEEIDKILADYEIPSPSELAKKGSYIQTTIRKDVVENRKKNDVLFIPIGCTELHGLHTVTALDTLMVTQILEGVRRYTAKKGSPCNLTWTPLNFGGHPHHHVGMPGTIHLEDEVVKKILIDVMVGFWNDGFRKIILVNNHGHSWLLEAAIQELQKTWNLPGIFRTLDWHRSVREFFRTKDRGGDWDDNFVHADEAETSVLLLLANELVEMNYAEETEVPAYLPDGHFDKAVDPFARPSRWSEGQGHFPTELGSIPEGVVGRPTIGTAQKAKRTIAAILSYLTLVHNEIHEAFPSGKVPPIENTTMRTTKEMEPYMKEPFTEGWRPIYSINKMGL, via the coding sequence ATGCCTAAATGGATTAAAGCCGATAGAGGAGATATCCTTTTCGAAGATACCAGTGTTGGTAGATTAAAGAAAAAAATATGGGATGCGAGTGATGAAGAAATCGACAAAATACTTGCCGATTATGAAATCCCGAGTCCATCCGAATTGGCTAAGAAAGGAAGTTATATTCAAACAACAATTCGTAAAGACGTTGTTGAAAACAGAAAGAAAAATGATGTTCTATTTATTCCAATCGGTTGTACCGAGCTGCACGGATTACATACTGTAACAGCTCTAGATACGTTAATGGTAACACAAATATTAGAAGGCGTTCGACGATACACAGCGAAAAAAGGCTCACCTTGTAATTTAACGTGGACTCCGCTCAACTTCGGCGGTCATCCCCATCATCACGTTGGAATGCCCGGAACAATACATCTTGAAGATGAAGTTGTAAAGAAAATTTTAATTGATGTAATGGTTGGTTTCTGGAACGACGGATTCAGAAAAATTATTCTGGTAAATAATCACGGTCACTCTTGGCTGCTTGAAGCTGCAATTCAAGAATTGCAGAAAACATGGAATCTACCAGGAATTTTTAGAACACTCGATTGGCACCGTTCTGTAAGAGAATTCTTCCGAACAAAAGATAGAGGCGGAGATTGGGATGATAACTTTGTTCATGCCGACGAAGCTGAAACATCTGTACTTCTGTTATTAGCTAATGAACTTGTTGAAATGAATTACGCCGAAGAAACTGAAGTACCGGCTTATTTACCTGACGGTCACTTTGATAAAGCAGTTGACCCATTTGCAAGACCGTCACGATGGTCTGAAGGACAAGGACATTTCCCTACAGAGCTAGGTTCAATTCCGGAAGGTGTTGTAGGCAGACCAACTATAGGCACAGCGCAAAAAGCTAAAAGAACCATTGCTGCAATTCTATCTTACTTAACATTAGTACACAACGAAATACATGAAGCATTCCCATCAGGTAAGGTTCCGCCAATCGAGAACACAACAATGCGCACAACAAAAGAAATGGAACCTTATATGAAAGAACCGTTTACCGAAGGTTGGCGACCGATTTATTCAATTAATAAAATGGGATTGTAA